From Osmerus mordax isolate fOsmMor3 chromosome 8, fOsmMor3.pri, whole genome shotgun sequence, a single genomic window includes:
- the ttll2 gene encoding probable tubulin polyglutamylase TTLL2, whose protein sequence is MTTVTSCLVDLPTRAFRPMSEGVRDTPPLVFRLHDGAPELVREVLLERGWEEFNSQEHQEGDWNLYWRPSAFHASDYKRLLPWQRLNHHPKTVGITRKDCLARNLRRMRGTFGSTLYNFSPTVFILPNDYTRFLAEYTKHHLCGAGRGGGGGEGGRATGYWICKPVDLSRGRGIYIFEDVKDLVYNSSVIVQRYVSDPLLISGYKFDLRLYVCVKSFQPLTVYMHQEGLVRFATEKYSLSSLDNLFSHLTNTSINKFGPSYTTDKERVGQGCKWTMSKFRCFLHSQGVDQQLLWLRINSIVTLTLLTVAPSIPPSHNCVELLGFDILIDAALKPWLLEVNFSPALSSDCQADVTVKKGLVHDMIDLMSYQSGDSLRQRGYLRQKHKRPCYLGSQSQPAPGLPLPKSVCRHQSKKRSHSQSSLQALLIEQRRKFPPSSQLNQTCSSLRWVSGTAGPHPILPSHPHPIAAVTGNRRTRPTSSSLVTGNRATAGVSEVTDVSGDTDASTPDSLRRRATPQHHHAAGFSSSSSSSQACKLPAIPPRRQLSVRSPWANQRQERSMAPRPPCRVGDFILTFPFNRATLRASRDGLDVRTAVQEVSKLAAQLTSRRSQAERNKRRKEGPGVCGGRQEEEEYLFWGPKNPPLLREFCISN, encoded by the coding sequence ATGACAACTGTCACCTCATGTCTGGTGGACCTGCCCACTCGTGCTTTCCGGCCAATGTCTGAGGGCGTTAGGGACACCCCACCGCTGGTTTTCCGGCTGCATGATGGCGCCCCTGAGCTGGTCCGGGAGGTGCTTCTGGAGCGTGGCTGGGAGGAGTTTAACTCACAGGAGCACCAGGAGGGTGACTGGAACCTGTACTGGCGCCCCTCTGCCTTCCATGCCTCCGACTACAAGAGGCTCCTCCCCTGGCAGCGCCTCAACCACCATCCCAAAACTGTGGGCATCACCCGCAAGGACTGCCTGGCCCGCAacctgaggaggatgagggggacgtTTGGTTCGACTCTTTACAACTTCAGTCCCACTGTGTTCATTCTGCCCAACGACTACACACGGTTCCTGGCAGAGTATACCAAACATCACCTAtgtggagcaggaagaggaggaggaggaggagagggaggaagagccaCAGGCTACTGGATCTGTAAGCCAGTGGATCTCTCCCGAGGCAGGGGGATCTACATCTTCGAGGACGTCAAAGACCTGGTTTACAACTCGTCCGTGATCGTCCAGAGGTACGTCAGCGACCCCCTACTTATCTCCGGCTACAAGTTCGACCTGCGGCTGTACGTGTGCGTGAAGAGCTTCCAGCCCCTCACCGTCTACATGCACCAGGAGGGCTTGGTGCGCTTCGCCACCGAGAAGTACAGCCTGTCGTCTCTGGACAACCTGTTCTCCCACCTCACCAACACCAGCATCAACAAGTTCGGCCCTTCCTACACCACAGATAAGGAGAGGGTGGGCCAGGGTTGCAAGTGGACGATGAGCAAGTTCCGGTGCTTTCTCCACAGCCAGGGCGTCGACCAGCAGCTCCTGTGGCTGAGGATCAACAGCATTGTGACCCTCACCCTGCTCACCGTGGCCCCCTCCATCCCGCCCAGCCATAACTGCGTGGAGCTGTTGGGCTTCGACATCCTAATCGACGCCGCGCTCAAGCCCTGGCTGCTGGAGGTCAACTTTAGCCCCGCCCTCTCCTCTGACTGCCAGGCCGACGTCACCGTCAAGAAAGGGTTGGTCCACGACATGATCGATCTGATGAGCTACCAATCAGGGGACAGCCTCAGGCAGAGAGGCTACCTCCGACAGAAGCACAAACGCCCCTGTTACCTgggcagccaatcacagccggCTCCCGGTCTTCCTCTCCCCAAGTCTGTCTGCCGGCACCAATCAAAGAAGAGGAGCCACAGCCAGTCCAGTTTACAGGCCCTGCTGATTGAGCAGAGGAGGaagttccctccttcctcccagctgaatcagacctgctcctccctccgctGGGTGAGCGGCACCGCCGGGCCTCACCCGATACTTCCATCACATCCTCACCCTATCGCCGCGGTAACCGGAAACAGGAGGACACGTCCGACGTCCTCGTCGCTCGTCACGGGGAATCGGGCGACCGCAGGCGTGTCTGAGGTTACAGACGTGTCAGGAGACACGGACGCGTCGACACCCGATAGCCTCCGGCGGCGGGCCACACCGCAACACCACCACGCTGCGGGCTTCTCttcgtcctcatcctcctcccaagCCTGTAAACTACCTGCCATCCCTCCCAGGCGACAGCTGTCAGTCAGGAGCCCCtgggccaatcagaggcagGAGCGAAGCATGGCTCCTCGTCCTCCTTGCCGCGTGGGGGACTTTATCCTGACCTTCCCCTTCAACCGGGCCACGCTGAGGGCATCGCGAGACGGGCTGGACGTCCGGACGGCCGTTCAGGAGGTCAGCAAGCTGGCAGCTCAGCTGACGTCACGTCGGAGCCAGGCGGAGAGGaacaagaggaggaaggaggggccaggggtgtgtggggggaggcaggaggaggaggagtacctGTTTTGGGGGCCTAAGAACCCACCCCTGCTTCGGGAATTCTGCATCTCCAACTGA
- the si:ch211-140l13.3 gene encoding centromere protein J, whose translation MEERPIRPAVKERERTFEDFLEEQLKVDEDVRLREKQDLQEAKGMAGGRYFLRKGEGVSRMERSKHNVQRRASLSQVPRRKFTSGGLQRRSSAPSMFDLPLTSTANLPATPHPPAQNQSQERTARYVAQEMKHRVKQPDVAIATANGHRNKQKDKQTVVDHQERRAMGRQMSQSTANENAGTLLCSSDRNARGPRGISVSRRARLARSSCSTSAEREEEGGSQGQTLPTVRRESVHKQADLKEPQLVQHSKISPTSPPNILVPPRVKSSEEGVGFKTVDDHIVRVVGSGAAEGRPRSGSRTSHREVTSSAPRAWQAVRGHPRTRAESLHSSSGPSSSDKEAEGEGGLEEIPSPNAHQLPSPPSPPPHAGPEDRGLDLSEGDYASDAPSDGGEGQLTSQLQTPNQGPAGLPLSSSLSSSSSSDELRDVLWSETASQDPHTLSAWGTSPLRTLPGNRRRPTRRGTERLSSSKLTRHVDPEGTSRAKDRGKNRPLQVFQHGIQNMSTPCKVTADKYHHPPQKMKIEEKTTERAVLKKRGERDRHTSLACPGLSGMDQVNSRWWTDQLDFRKQIQALQEQFQRRECDWSQAHGRLQTQLETLTRENLVLRDRLNSPGQHPLVARRSQTPSNTAHTQAQKTRPPSSSSRAVSARSADLTQTRSDTPAFNRPAYQRRAVHSAVNTQHQHPHREWGPASTKRLYSYSGSSEGTLANSPLETQTDTLANSTPEAHIYTHVEHTPGTHTNIDISEEIRYANRKIEHILSNGCRVITFRNGTKKEISADRKSVTVTFFNGDVKRTLADGKVVYHYADAQMTHTTYPTGLEVLHFPNGQIEKHHPDGQREIVFPDQTLKYLHPDGREESIFPDGTLVKISQGVKTLEFTNGQREVHTSQFKRREYPDGTVKTVYVTGRQETKFPSGRVRIKDRDRAVIIDRK comes from the exons ATGGAGGAAAG ACCCATCCGGCCCgcggtgaaggagagggagaggacgtttgaggacttcctggaggagcagctgaaggTGGATGAAGATGTCAGGCTCAGAGAGAAACAG gaCCTGCAGGAAGCCAAGGGAATGGCGGGGGGGCGGTACTTCCTGCGCAAAGGGGAGGGAGTGTCCAGAATGGAGCGAAGCAAGCACAACGTCCAGAGGAGGGCCTCCCTGTCCCAGGTGCCCAGAAGGAAGTTCACCTCTGGCGGGTTGCAGCGGCGTTCCTCGGCCCCTTCCATGTTcgacctccccctcacctccacggcCAATTTACCTGCCACGCCCCATCCCCCAGCCCAGAATCAGTCTCAAGAGAGGACAGCCCGATATGTAGCACAAGAGATGAAACACAGGGTTAAACAGCCAGATGTTGCTATAGCAACAGCTAACGGGCATCGTAATAAACAGAAGGATAAACAAACAGTGGTAGATCACCAAGAAAGGAGAGCAATGGGGAGACAAATGTCACAAAGCACAGCCAATGAGAACGCTGGAACTCTTTTATGCTCCTCTGACAGAAATGCCAGGGGTCCGAGAGGGATCAGCGTGTCGCGGAGGGCACGGCTGGCGCGGTCATCGTGCTCGACATCTGCCgagcgagaggaagagggggggtcgCAGGGTCAGACTCTGCCCACTGTGAGGCGAGAATCTGTCCATAAACAAGCTGACTTGAAGGAGCCACAGCTGGTTCAGCATTCTAAAATCTCCCCCACGTCTCCTCCCAACATCTTAGTTCCCCCTAGGGTCAAGTCCTCGGAGGAAGGAGTTGGTTTTAAGACGGTCGACGACCACATAGTGAGAGTCGTCGGGTCTGGGGCCGCAGAGGGTCGTCCGAGGAGCGGCTCTCGAACCAGCCACAGGGAGGTGACTAGCTCAGCTCCGAGAGCATGGCAGGCGGTCAGAGGTCATCCCAGGACCAGAGCAGAGAGTCTCCACTCTTCAAGTGGTCCGTCCTCCAGCGACAAAGAggcggagggtgagggggggctggaggagatccCCTCCCCCAATGCCCACCAGCTTCCctcccctccgtctcctccccctcacgcTGGGCCCGAGGACCGTGGCCTGGACCTGTCGGAGGGGGACTATGCCAGCGACGCCCCCAGTGACGGCGGGGAGGGTCAGCTGACCAGCCAATTGCAGACTCCGAACCAGGGACCTGctggtctccccctctcctcctccctgtcctccagctccagcagcgATG AGCTTAGGGACGTCCTCTGGTCCGAGACGGCATCACAGGAccctcacacactgtcagcctgggGAACCTCTCCTCTGAGAACCCTGCCAGGGAACCGTCGCAGACCCACCAGGAGAGGGACCGAGCGTCTGTCTTCCTCAAAGCTCACGAGGCACGTTGACCCTGAAGGAACGTCAAGAGCCAAAGACAGAGGAAAGAACCGCCCTCTCCAAGTGTTCCAACATG GAATCCAAAATATGTCAACCCCCTGCAAAGTCACAGCAGATAAATATCATCACCCTCCACAAAAGATGAAAATAGAAGAGAAAACCAC AGAGCGAGCGGTgctgaagaagagaggagagagggacaggcacACCAGCCTCGCGTGTCCTGGTTTATCTGGGATGGATCAGGTGAATTCAAGATGGTGGACCGATCAGTTG gACTTCAGAAAGCAGATCCAGGCGCTGCAGGAGCAGTtccagaggagagagtgtgattGGTCGCAGGCTCACGGTCGCCTGCAGACCCAGCTGGAGACGCTGACCAGGGAGAACCTGGTGCTGAGAGACAGGCTGAACTCCCCAGGACAGCACCCCCTGGTGGCGCGGAGGAGTCAGACCCCCAGcaacacagctcacacacaagcacagaaaaCT AGACCACCGTCATCCTCATCCAGGGCTGTGTCAGCCAGATCTGCAGATCTCACCCAAACCAGAAGTGACACGCCTGCCTTCAACAGACCAGCCTATCAGAGGAGAGCAGTGCACTCTGCTGTAAACACG caGCATCAACACCCTCACAGGGAATGGGGACCAGCCTCCACAA AGAGACTGTACTCATACTCAGGAAGCTCAGAGGGCACACTGGCTAACTCCCCCcttgagacacagacagatacacttGCTAACTCCACCCCTGAAGCACACATTTACACTCACGTCGAGCACACCCCTgggacacatacaaacatagacATAAGCGAGGAGATACGCTATGCAAATAGAAAG ATTGAACATATCCTGTCAAATGGCTGCCGAGTAATCACATTCCGGAACGGAACCAAGAAGGAGATCTCTgctgacaggaagtctgtgacgGTCACCTTCTTCAACGGAGATGTCAAACGCACACTGGCTGATGGGAAAGTA GTGTACCACTATGCTGACGCCCAGATGACACACACCACCTACCCTACTGGTCTGGAGGTCCTGCACTTCCCCAATGGCCAGATAG AGAAGCACCACCCGGACGGACAGAGGGAGATCGTGTTCCCAGACCAGACCCTCAAGTACCTCCACCCTGACGGGCGAGAGGAGAGCATCTTCCCTGATGGCACGCTGGTCAAGATCTCCCA AGGAGTTAAGACGTTGGAGTTCACCAACGGGCAGAGAGAGGTCCACACCTCCCAGTTCAAGAGGAGGGAGTACCCTGACGGGACGGTCAAAACGGTCTACGTTACCGGTCGCCAGGAGACCAAGTTCCCCTCCGGCCGCGTCCGCAttaaggacagagacagagccgTCATCatagacaggaagtga
- the gpr31 gene encoding 12-(S)-hydroxy-5,8,10,14-eicosatetraenoic acid receptor encodes MEAELLIVPTEEYHASEDCETTSRGLYSFYAAVMIIIFLLAIPLNISILHLFIVKLKFWKTNTNNVFLFNLVLADILLLFCLPVKAYNFIHGERRSENDVVCKAMLFMLFLNRGASIAFLTVTSIDRYFNVVHPGRKNLLKALKRSPQISILIWLLLLPLTIPTMLKTFECCNSHKSYNSTENRDDAVVKDVVDSLREVVFFTQILIPFMILLYCTVRIVNRLKRKTVGDKTKLRRAMFLVSSVMVLFSVCFLPCTVARIVLLVARVQEWKELSEDAAAQVFDGLMVLSFIDCLLDPLVYCFCSTKFKNIYLGNYFPCILKKHEHPLENSTSTANTNPKRDNVNTAY; translated from the coding sequence ATGGAGGCTGAACTGCTAATCGTACCGACGGAGGAATACCACGCTTCAGAGGACTGTGAGACCACTAGCCGGGGCCTCTATAGCTTCTACGCAGCTGTGATGATCATCATCTTCCTGCTGGCTATCCCACTGAACATCTCAATCCTCCACCTCTTCATCGTCAAGCTCAAGTTCTGGAAAACCAACACCAACAATGTGTTTCTGTTTAACCTGGTCCTGGCCGACATCCTGCTGTTGTTCTGCCTGCCTGTGAAGGCCTACAACTTCATCCACGGTGAGAGACGCAGTGAGAACGACGTGGTCTGCAAAGCCATGCTCTTCATGCTCTTCCTCAACCGAGGAGCCAGCATCGCCTTCCTCACCGTCACCTCCATCGACCGCTACTTCAACGTGGTGCATCCAGGAAGGAAGAACCTCCTGAAAGCCCTGAAGAGGTCTCCTCAGATCTCCATCCTGATCTGGCTCCTGCTGCTCCCTCTGACCATCCCCACCATGCTGAAGACCTTCGAGTGCTGCAACAGCCACAAGAGCTACAACTCCACGGAGAATCGGGACGACGCCGTGGTGAAGGACGTGGTGGACAGTCTGAGGGAGGTGGTGTTCTTCACGCAGATCTTGATCCCCTTCATGATCCTGCTGTACTGCACGGTGCGCATCGTCAACCGCCTGAAGAGGAAGACGGTGGGGGATAAGACCAAGCTGAGGAGAGCCATGTTCCTGGTCTCCTCGGTCATGGTGTTGTTCTCTGTCTGCTTCCTGCCCTGCACCGTGGCCAGGATCGTTCTGCTGGTGGCCCGGGTTCAGGAGTGGAAGGAGCTCTCCGAGGACGCAGCAGCGCAGGTGTTCGACGGCCTCATGGTCCTGTCCTTCATCGACTGTCTGCTGGACCCCTTGGTCTACTGCTTTTGCAGCACCAAGTTCAAAAACATCTACCTGGGCAATTACTTTCCCTGTATTCTGAAGAAACACGAACATCCCCTCGAGAACAGCACCTCCACAGCAAACACAAATCCCAAACGCGATAATGTAAATACCGCATACTAG